The Streptomyces achromogenes DNA segment AGGTGAGGGCGGTGACGGCGAAGGGCAGCCGGACCGGCTCCGGCCGGTGGTAGACGCGGTTGGCGTCGAGGTCCTGGTGCAGCACGTGCAGGGTCAGTTCGATCAGCATGGGGTGCGCCTCGCCGCCGCGGGCGACGACGAGTTCCGACAGCTCGGCGCCGAGTGCCTCGTCGGTCATGTCCAGGAACCGGTCCTTGGGGCAGTCCTGCGGGGCCACTTGCGCGGAGACGACGACCTCGCGCGGCACCGGTCCGCCCAGCTCCGCGAGGCGCAGCGCGGTCTCGAAGGCGGGCAGGGAGCCCGCGCAGTGCCCGAAGAACACGGCCGGCCGGTCGAGGTAGGGCAGCAGCTCGTCGGCGAGGTTCTTCGCGAGGTCCTGGTAGGTGCCGTAGTGGGCCTCGCGGAAGCGGTTCTCGCGTGCCGGCAGCTGCACGGGGCAGATCTCGACGTCCCCGATCATCCGCGGCCACCGGTTGAACATCGAGGCGCCGACGCCCGAGTACGGGAAGCAGAAGACGCGGGCGGCCGCGTCGTCCGACGGCTTGCGCAGCAGGGAGCGCGGGAACTTCGCGGGGGCGGTCGGGGCGGCGTGGGCGGATGCGGTCATGCCTTGCTCTTCTCTGCGGCCTCGGCCCCGGCCTCGTGCCCGGCCTCCGATTCGGGTACGTCGGTCACGGTGCGCACCGAGCGCAGCAGCAGGACGGCCGGTCCCGCGAGCGTGATCAGCGCGGCGGCTCCGTACAGCGCGGTCTGCACGCCCACGGCGTCTGCCACCGGACCGGCGCCCGCCATGCCCAGCGGCACCAGGGCGAAGGAGCCCAGGGACTCGTAGGACATGACGCGCGACAGGGCGTGCGGCGGCACGTTCTTCTGCAGCGCCGTGTCGAGCAGGACCTCGTAGACGTCGATGACGATGCCGGCCAGGAAGGTGGCGACGGCGATCGCGGCGAGCGGTGCCTCGGCGGCCATGAGCAGCACCGACAGCGGGAAGCCCATGGTGAGGAGGGCGGCCGCGCGCACCGGGCGGCGCGGCCGGATCTTGATGGCCACCACGCTGCCCACGATGAAGCCGAGGGCCTGCGCGATGAGCACCACGCTCCAGGCGCCGGCCCCGCCCAGCGACCGGTCGGCCATGACCGGCCCGAGGACGTAGAAGCTGCCGGCGAGCAGGACGTTGACGTAGGCGAGTTGGGAGACCATCACCCAGACCCACTGCTTGGCCGTGAACTCCTGCCAGCCCTCGCGGATCTGCCGGATCAGCGTGGGCGCGTCGGACGGCGGCGGCTGGTGGGCGACCTTGACGCCGAGCAGCAGCAGCGCGGAGAGCGTGAAGGTCGCGGCGGGCACGACCATGGTGTTCCCGGCCCCGATGGTGGAGACCAGCACACCGCCCAGGGCGGCGCCGAGGATGCCGCCGCCCCGCATCGAGAGCTTGAGCAGGGAGTTGGCGGACTGCAGGTCGCCGCCCGAGACGAGCAGCGGCATCGCGGAGCGCGAGGCGGGCTCGAAGAGCGCGGTCGCCGCTCCGGCGAGGGCCGCGAAGCCGGCCAGCATCCACGGGGTGGCGTGTCCGGTGATGACCAGGACGGCGGCGAGCCCCTGGGTGAGGCCGGCGGCCAGGTCGGCGCCGACCATGACGCGCAGTTTCGGCAGCCGGTCGGCGATCGCCCCGCCGAGCAGGACGAACGTGACCTGGCTGAGCAGCCGCGCGGCCAGGACGACGCCGAGCATCGTCGGGGAACCGCCGGGCAGGTGCAGCACGGTGAACGCGAGCGCGATCGGGGCGATCGCGTTGCCGAGCAGGGAGGTGGACCTGGCGGCGAACAGCGCGAGCACGGAGCGGTCCTTCAGGACCGCGAAGTCGCTGGTCATACCGGTGCGCCCTCCTCGACGGGGGCGGGACGCAGGTCGGTCCAGTTCGCCTCCACGTAGGCGAGGCACGCCTCACGGCTGTCGGTCGGCAGGACCACCGACCAGCCGGCCGGCACCTCGGCGAACTCGGGCCACAGCGAGTGCTGTCCCCGGGCGTTGACGATCACCTGGAAGCGACCGGTCTCGTCGTCGAACGGATTGGTCATCGGTCATTCCCCTGCTTCTCGCTGCGCCGGGCAGCGGTGATCTCGGCCAGCGCCTCTGCGAGAACCGGCCCCATCTGGGCCAGCGACTCCGGCTGGTTCATGGCGGTGTGGGTGGTCTTGACGGAGTGCCAGGTGACCCGGCCGGCGACGTACTGCTCCCAGACGTCGGGCATGGGCGCGCCGTCGTTACGGCCCTCGGTGGCCAGGAAGAAGAGCACGTCCCCGAGGAACTTCTCCGGCTCGTGGTCCTTGACGATGTGGCGGTTGTGGGACATCGCCGTCAGCAGCGCGACGAGCTGGTCCTCGGTGAGGCTCGCCAGCGCACCGGTGTCCTGCTTGAGCACCTCCAGGACGTCGGTGATCTCCTTGGAACCGGCCTGCGGCACCACGCCGGGCCGCTCGGGGTCGAGGAGGGCGGCGACCATGTTCTGCTCGTTGACGCGGTAGTGGTCGGGCACGCCCGGGTAGCAGTCGAGCATCGTGAGCAGCGCCGTCTCGTCGCCCTCGGCCTGCAGCTGGGTGGCCATCTCGAAGGCGACGACGCCGCCGAAGGACCAGCCCAGGAAGTGGTAGGGCCCCTGGGGCTGGATGCGCCGGACCTCCTGGACGTACGTGGCCGCCATCTCCCGTACGGTCGCGGGCATGTCGCCGGGGTGCAGCAGGCCTCGGGCCTGGATGCCGTAGACGGGCATGTTCTCCGGTACGTACTTGAGGAAGCTGGAGTAGCTCCAGGCGAGGCCGCCGCCGGGGTGGATGCAGAACAGCGGCTCCAGGTCGCCGCCGGTGCGCAGCGGCAGGACCGTCTCCAGGGCGGCGGCGCCGTTGTCGACGCCGGCCCGCTCGGCGAGGCCGGCGACGGTGGGCGCCTCGAAGAAGGAGACCATCGACAGTTCGAGCCCGAGGGCGGTGCGGACCCGGGCGATGAGCCGAGCGGCCAGCAGCGAGTGCCCGCCGAGCTGGAAGAAGTCGTCGTCGATGCTGACGTGCGGCAGGCCGAGGACCTCGGCGAACAGCTGGCACATGACCTCTTCGCGCGGGCTGCGCGGGGCCCGGCCGGAGGTGGTGGCGCCGATCTCGGGGCGCGGCAGCAGGTCGCGGTTGAGCTTGCCGTTGCCGCGCAGCGGCAGCGCGTCGAGCAGGACGTAGGCGGCCGGGACCATGTAGTCGGGCAGCCGGGCGGCGACCTGGCCGCGCAGCTCGTCCGGGGTCGGCGCCTCGGCGCCTTCGACGGGCACGACGTAGGCGGCCAGGCGCCGGTCGCCCGGCTGGTCCTCGCGCACCACGACCGCGGCCCGGGCGACGGCCGGGTGTTCGGCCAGCACCTCGTCGATCTCGCCGAGCTCGATGCGGAAGCCGCGCAGCTTGACCTGGCCGTCGACGCGGCTGACGAAGTCCAGCGTGCCGTCCTTGCGCCGGCGGGCGAGGTCGCCGCTGCGGTACATGCGCTCGCCGGGCCCGCCGAAGGGGTCGGCGACGAAGCGGGTGGCGGTGAGACCCGCGCGGCCCAGATAGCCGCGGCCGACCCCGATGCCGGCCAGGTACACCTCGCCGACGACGCCGACGGGCACCGGGTTCAGGTGCGCGTCGAGGACGTGGACGCGGGTGTGGGAAAGGGGGCCGCCGACCGGGATGCGCCCGTCGAGGTCCGCCGCGGTGACCGGGTGGACGCACGACATCATCGTGTTCTCGGTGGGGCCGTACTGGTTGACGACCTCGCAGCCCCACTCGTTCAGGAGCGTGCCCGCCTCCGGGGCGCGCAGCGCCTCGCCGCCGGTGCCGACCAGGCGCAGCGCGGCGACGTCGGCGGGCCGGAGGTCGTAGGAGAGCACGGCTTCCAGCAGGGACGGGACGATGAACAGGATCACCGTGGGGCGGACGGCGCGCAGTTCGTCGACGACGACGCGCGGGTCGCGGGCGCCGTCGACGGGCAGCAGCGCCACCGTGGCGCCGACCGCGAGCGGCGCGAACAGCTCACGGACGGAGGGGTCGAAGCCCAGGGCGGTGATCTGCAGGCTCGTGTCGGCGGGGGTGAGCCGGAAGCGCTCGATCACGTCGGTGAGGCGGGTGGCGACACCGTGGTGCTCGATCAGGACGCTCTTGGGCCGGCCGGTGGAGCCCGAGGTGTAGATGATGTACGCCAGGTCGCCGGCGCCCGCGACGGGGGCGGGGCGGTGCACGGGGGCGGCGGCGAGCTCCTCGTCGCGGTCCGCCCGCAGCAGCCGTACCCGCTCGGGCAGGCTGAGGTCGTCGCCGAGGTCGGCCTCGGTGAGCAGGACGGTGGCGCCGCAGTCGGCGAGCATGAACTCACGCCGCTCCGCTGGGTGTTCGGCGTCCAGGGGGACGTAGGCGCCGCCGGCCTTCCACACGCCGAGGATCGCCGCGACGGCTTCGGGGCCGCGCCGCAGGCACAGCGCGACACGGCTGTCCGGGCCGACGCCGAGGGCGCGCAGCCGGTGGGCGTACTGGTTGGCGCGCTCGTCGAGTGCGCGGTAGGTCCAGGTGGCGCCGGACTGGGTGAGGGCGACGGCGTCCGGCGTCGCGTCCGCCTGGCGTTCGACCAGTTCGGCGGTCAGCTCGGTGGTGGCGGGCCGCGTCGAGGTGTCGTTCCAGCGCACCAGCGACGCCCGCTCCGCCTCGGTCAGCAGCTCGACCTGGCTGAGCCGGGTGGCGGGGGCGGTGGCGACGGCGCGCAGCAGCCGGGCGAGGCGGCCGGCGATCGACTCGGCGGTGTCGCGGTCGAACAGCGCGGTGCTGTACTCCAGGGCGGACCGGATGCCGAGGGCCTCGCCGTCGGCGCCGCGCCGCTCCTCGAACTTGAAGGACAGGTCGAACTTGGCGGTGCCGCTGAGGACGGGGTAGGCGGTGCCGGTGACGCCGGGCAGGCCGAAGTCGTCCGGCATGCTGTTCTGGGCGACCACCATCACCTGGAACAGCGGGTGGCGGGCGGCCGAGCGCACCGGGTTGAGCGCCTCCACGAGCCGCTCGAACGGCAGGTCCTCGTGGTCGAACGCGGACAGGTTCACCGCGCGCAGGCGCCCGAGCAGCTCGACGAAGCTGGGGTCGCCGGAGGTGTCGGCGCGCAGGACCAGGCTGTTGACGAAGAAGCCCACGAGCGGGGTCAGCGCATCGTCGGTGCGGCCGGCCACGGCGTTGCCGAGCGGGATGTCGGTGCCCGCGCCGAGCCGGGTGAGCAGGGCGGCGACGGCGGCCTGGAGCACCATGTTGACGGTGGTGCCGGTGGTCCGGGCCAGGGCCGCCACCGCGGTGTGCAGCTCCTGGTCGAGGTCGCCGACGACCATGTCGCCGGCGAAGTCGCCGCCGGCGGGCCGCGGCCGGTCGGCGGGCAGGTCTAGCTCGTCGGGCAGCTCCGCGAGCGTCTTCGTCCAGAAGTCCAGCTGGCGCGAGACGAGGCTGTCCGGGTCGTCCTCGCCCGCGAGCAGCTCGTGCTGCCAGGCCGCGTAGTCGGCGTACTGGACGGGCAGCGGCTCCCAGTCGGGGGCCGCCCCGGCCAGACGCGCCGTGTAGGCCTGGGCCAGGTCGCGGATCAGGGGTTCGAGCGACCAGCCGTCGCCCGCGATGTGGTGCAGGACGAGGAGCAGGACCCACTGTTCTTCGCCGGTGCGCAGCAGCCGGGCGCGCAGCGGCAGGTCGCGGGTCAGGTCGAAGGGGGCGCGGGCGGCGGCCGTCACCTGCTCGTCGACCAGCTCGGGCGTGGTCTCGACGACCTTCAGTTCCGGCCGCGCGTCGGCGGCGGCGAGGACGCGCTGGTGGGCGACGCCGTCGCGCTGCGGATAGACGGTGCGCAGCACCTCGTGACGGGCCACCACGTCGCGCACGGCCGCCTCCAGCGCGGCGACGTCGATGCTGCCGGTGAGGTGCAGGGCGTGCGGGATGTGGTAGGCGGCCGTGCCTTCGTGGACCTGCTGCAGGAACCAGAGCCGCTGCTGGGCGTACGAGAGCGGGGCGTCGCCCTCGCGGGTGCGGGCCCGTACGGCCGGGCGGGTGCGTCCTGCGTGCGCCCGGGCCGCGAGCGCGCCCGGGGTGCGGGCGTCGAAGAGGTCCTTGACGGCGACCTCCAGGCCCAGGACGGCGCGGATGCGGTTGACGAGGCGGATCGCCATGAGGGAGTGGCCGCCGAGGGCGAAGAAGTCGTAGTCGGGGGTGACCGAGGTGCGGCCGAGGACCTGCGCGAACAGCTCGCACAGCAGTTCCTCGCGCAGCGAGCGGGCGGACGCCGCCCCGGCGCCGGCGGCGGTGGCGGCCGGCGCGGGCAGTTTGTCGCGGTCCAGCTTGCCGTTGACCGTCATCGGGAACTCGCTCATCGCCCGGAAGGCGACGGGCACCATGTACGAGGGCAGCAGCGCGAGCAGGTGGTCGCGCAGCCGCGCCACGTCCAGGGCGGCGCCGTCGGCGAGCACGACATATCCGGCCAGCTCGCGCTCCCCGTCGAACTCCTTGACGGCGACGGCCGCCTGGCGCACGTCCGGGTGGGCGGCCAGCGCGGTCTCGATGTCGCCGAGCTCGATGCGGAAGCCGCGGATCTTGACCTGGGCGTCGCGGCGGCCGCGGTATTCGAGGTCGCCGTCGGGCAGCTGGCGAGCGAGGTCGCCGGAGCGGTAGCCGCGCAGCGGCGAGCCGTCCGCTGCGGTGAGGGTGACGAACCGCTCGGCGGT contains these protein-coding regions:
- a CDS encoding amino acid adenylation domain-containing protein; translation: MPSSAANHSTEATLVSAFLATAERHPERVAVKCGTDRLTYEELEAASTDLAARIQARTDQPARPLAILLERSCDMVVAALAALKTGSSYVPLDPGAPAARLATILEDAAPALVLTTARLASALPAGQDVLVLDGPPQETPAAPLRPMTITPDTRAYIIFTSGTTGRPKGVEVTHGNVVRLFSETESLFGFGPDDVWSMFHSFAFDFSVWEIWGAVLYGGTVVIVPGDIAKDPARFRALLRDERVTMLSQTPTAFGQLIAEERGHEDRLSVRSVVFGGEALRFSDLAPWIDKYGDATPELVNMYGITEITVHATHRRVKATDLEQDRSLIGRPLPDLGIELLNEDLTPVADGETGEIVVTGPGVALGYLGRPDLTAERFVTLTAADGSPLRGYRSGDLARQLPDGDLEYRGRRDAQVKIRGFRIELGDIETALAAHPDVRQAAVAVKEFDGERELAGYVVLADGAALDVARLRDHLLALLPSYMVPVAFRAMSEFPMTVNGKLDRDKLPAPAATAAGAGAASARSLREELLCELFAQVLGRTSVTPDYDFFALGGHSLMAIRLVNRIRAVLGLEVAVKDLFDARTPGALAARAHAGRTRPAVRARTREGDAPLSYAQQRLWFLQQVHEGTAAYHIPHALHLTGSIDVAALEAAVRDVVARHEVLRTVYPQRDGVAHQRVLAAADARPELKVVETTPELVDEQVTAAARAPFDLTRDLPLRARLLRTGEEQWVLLLVLHHIAGDGWSLEPLIRDLAQAYTARLAGAAPDWEPLPVQYADYAAWQHELLAGEDDPDSLVSRQLDFWTKTLAELPDELDLPADRPRPAGGDFAGDMVVGDLDQELHTAVAALARTTGTTVNMVLQAAVAALLTRLGAGTDIPLGNAVAGRTDDALTPLVGFFVNSLVLRADTSGDPSFVELLGRLRAVNLSAFDHEDLPFERLVEALNPVRSAARHPLFQVMVVAQNSMPDDFGLPGVTGTAYPVLSGTAKFDLSFKFEERRGADGEALGIRSALEYSTALFDRDTAESIAGRLARLLRAVATAPATRLSQVELLTEAERASLVRWNDTSTRPATTELTAELVERQADATPDAVALTQSGATWTYRALDERANQYAHRLRALGVGPDSRVALCLRRGPEAVAAILGVWKAGGAYVPLDAEHPAERREFMLADCGATVLLTEADLGDDLSLPERVRLLRADRDEELAAAPVHRPAPVAGAGDLAYIIYTSGSTGRPKSVLIEHHGVATRLTDVIERFRLTPADTSLQITALGFDPSVRELFAPLAVGATVALLPVDGARDPRVVVDELRAVRPTVILFIVPSLLEAVLSYDLRPADVAALRLVGTGGEALRAPEAGTLLNEWGCEVVNQYGPTENTMMSCVHPVTAADLDGRIPVGGPLSHTRVHVLDAHLNPVPVGVVGEVYLAGIGVGRGYLGRAGLTATRFVADPFGGPGERMYRSGDLARRRKDGTLDFVSRVDGQVKLRGFRIELGEIDEVLAEHPAVARAAVVVREDQPGDRRLAAYVVPVEGAEAPTPDELRGQVAARLPDYMVPAAYVLLDALPLRGNGKLNRDLLPRPEIGATTSGRAPRSPREEVMCQLFAEVLGLPHVSIDDDFFQLGGHSLLAARLIARVRTALGLELSMVSFFEAPTVAGLAERAGVDNGAAALETVLPLRTGGDLEPLFCIHPGGGLAWSYSSFLKYVPENMPVYGIQARGLLHPGDMPATVREMAATYVQEVRRIQPQGPYHFLGWSFGGVVAFEMATQLQAEGDETALLTMLDCYPGVPDHYRVNEQNMVAALLDPERPGVVPQAGSKEITDVLEVLKQDTGALASLTEDQLVALLTAMSHNRHIVKDHEPEKFLGDVLFFLATEGRNDGAPMPDVWEQYVAGRVTWHSVKTTHTAMNQPESLAQMGPVLAEALAEITAARRSEKQGNDR
- a CDS encoding MFS transporter; amino-acid sequence: MTSDFAVLKDRSVLALFAARSTSLLGNAIAPIALAFTVLHLPGGSPTMLGVVLAARLLSQVTFVLLGGAIADRLPKLRVMVGADLAAGLTQGLAAVLVITGHATPWMLAGFAALAGAATALFEPASRSAMPLLVSGGDLQSANSLLKLSMRGGGILGAALGGVLVSTIGAGNTMVVPAATFTLSALLLLGVKVAHQPPPSDAPTLIRQIREGWQEFTAKQWVWVMVSQLAYVNVLLAGSFYVLGPVMADRSLGGAGAWSVVLIAQALGFIVGSVVAIKIRPRRPVRAAALLTMGFPLSVLLMAAEAPLAAIAVATFLAGIVIDVYEVLLDTALQKNVPPHALSRVMSYESLGSFALVPLGMAGAGPVADAVGVQTALYGAAALITLAGPAVLLLRSVRTVTDVPESEAGHEAGAEAAEKSKA
- a CDS encoding thioesterase II family protein, coding for MTASAHAAPTAPAKFPRSLLRKPSDDAAARVFCFPYSGVGASMFNRWPRMIGDVEICPVQLPARENRFREAHYGTYQDLAKNLADELLPYLDRPAVFFGHCAGSLPAFETALRLAELGGPVPREVVVSAQVAPQDCPKDRFLDMTDEALGAELSELVVARGGEAHPMLIELTLHVLHQDLDANRVYHRPEPVRLPFAVTALTWSEDPEIEPAELTGWQEWSEQVTFTELPGAHYAFLNAPAELTRLLHSLALPGAPLPAVAVSSPAEGHH
- a CDS encoding MbtH family protein, which translates into the protein MTNPFDDETGRFQVIVNARGQHSLWPEFAEVPAGWSVVLPTDSREACLAYVEANWTDLRPAPVEEGAPV